The Streptomyces tendae genome has a window encoding:
- a CDS encoding GH1 family beta-glucosidase — translation MSDSATPATPVTFPPAFLWGAATSAYQIEGAVREDGRTPSIWDTFSHTPGKTAGGETGDIAVDHYHRYRDDVALMADLNLQAYRFSVSWSRVQPTGRGPAVQRGLDFYRRLADELLAKGIKPAVTLYHWDLPQELEDAGGWPERDTAYRFAEYAQIVGEALGDRVDTWMTLNEPWCSAFLGYASGVHAPGRTDPAAALKAAHHLNLAHGLGTKALRTVLPARSQISLSLNTSVVRPLSPRNPADVVAARKIDDLSGGIFHGPILHGAYPETLLEATSSVTDWSCIQDGDLDTIHQPIDALGLNYYTPTLVSAADPDDKGPRADGHGASEHSPWPASDDVAFHQSPGEQTEMGWSVDPTGLHELIMRYHREAPGLPLYITENGAAYDDKPDADGKVHDPERVAYLHGHLSAVRRAIADGADVRGYFLWSLLDNFEWAYGYEKRFGAVYVDYVSQKRTPKSSALWYARAAKSGELPEPEGI, via the coding sequence ATGTCTGACTCCGCCACGCCGGCGACCCCGGTGACCTTTCCTCCGGCCTTCCTCTGGGGCGCCGCGACCTCCGCGTACCAGATCGAGGGGGCGGTGCGGGAGGACGGACGTACCCCTTCCATCTGGGACACCTTCAGTCACACGCCCGGCAAGACCGCCGGCGGCGAGACCGGTGACATCGCTGTCGACCACTACCACCGCTACCGCGACGACGTGGCGCTGATGGCGGACCTCAACCTGCAGGCCTACCGCTTCTCCGTGTCCTGGTCGCGGGTGCAGCCCACCGGCCGGGGCCCGGCCGTGCAGCGCGGTCTGGACTTCTACCGCCGGCTGGCCGACGAGCTGCTCGCGAAGGGCATCAAGCCGGCCGTCACGCTCTACCACTGGGACCTCCCGCAGGAGCTGGAGGACGCCGGCGGCTGGCCGGAGCGCGACACCGCCTACCGCTTCGCCGAGTACGCGCAGATCGTCGGCGAGGCGCTCGGCGACCGCGTGGACACCTGGATGACCCTCAACGAGCCGTGGTGCAGCGCCTTCCTCGGGTACGCCTCCGGTGTGCACGCGCCCGGCCGCACCGACCCGGCCGCCGCGCTGAAGGCCGCCCACCACCTGAACCTGGCCCACGGCCTGGGCACCAAGGCGCTGCGCACGGTGCTCCCGGCCCGCAGCCAGATCTCCCTCAGCCTGAACACCTCCGTGGTGCGCCCGCTGTCGCCGCGGAACCCGGCGGACGTGGTGGCGGCCCGCAAGATCGACGACCTGTCGGGCGGCATCTTCCACGGCCCGATCCTGCACGGCGCCTACCCCGAGACGCTGCTGGAGGCGACGTCGTCGGTGACCGACTGGTCGTGCATCCAGGACGGCGACCTGGACACGATCCACCAGCCGATCGACGCGCTGGGCCTCAACTACTACACGCCGACCCTGGTGTCGGCCGCCGACCCGGACGACAAGGGCCCGCGCGCCGACGGCCACGGGGCCAGCGAGCACTCGCCGTGGCCCGCCTCGGACGACGTCGCCTTCCACCAGTCGCCGGGCGAGCAGACCGAGATGGGCTGGTCGGTCGACCCGACCGGCCTGCACGAGCTCATCATGCGCTACCACCGCGAGGCTCCCGGCCTGCCGCTCTACATCACCGAGAACGGCGCCGCCTACGACGACAAGCCGGACGCCGACGGCAAGGTCCACGACCCCGAGCGCGTCGCCTACCTGCACGGCCACCTCTCCGCGGTGCGCCGGGCGATCGCCGACGGCGCGGACGTGCGCGGCTACTTCCTGTGGTCGCTGCTGGACAACTTCGAGTGGGCCTACGGCTACGAGAAGCGCTTCGGCGCCGTGTACGTCGACTACGTCAGCCAGAAGCGGACGCCGAAGTCCAGCGCCCTGTGGTACGCGCGGGCGGCCAAGTCGGGTGAGCTTCCGGAGCCCGAGGGCATCTGA
- a CDS encoding carbohydrate ABC transporter permease, with protein MTTTVTPPETPIVKEEKRSRLPKSARAGGTLHGGPIAYAVLIVFTLVSLFPLVWTAIAASRDNQRLAENPPPLWFGSNLFKNLQIAWKDANLGEAFLNTTIVAGISAVTIVVLSTVAGFAFAKLRFKGRNALMLLVIGTMMVPPQLSIIPLYMMVAKLDWTDQLQAVIFPSLVSAFGVFFMRQYLLQALPDEVIEAARVDGASSWRVVWHVVFPAARPAMAVLGMLMFVQAWNDFLWPFLVLTQTGNPTVQVAVAGLGRGYTPDQSLIMAGALLGTLPLLLVFAIFGKQIVGGIMQGAVKG; from the coding sequence GTGACGACGACTGTGACGCCCCCCGAGACACCGATCGTCAAGGAAGAGAAGCGCTCGCGCCTGCCGAAGTCGGCGCGGGCGGGCGGCACCCTGCACGGCGGTCCGATCGCCTACGCGGTCCTGATCGTGTTCACGCTCGTGTCGCTGTTCCCCCTGGTGTGGACCGCGATCGCCGCGTCCCGTGACAACCAGCGTCTGGCGGAGAACCCCCCGCCGCTCTGGTTCGGCTCGAACCTGTTCAAGAACCTGCAGATCGCCTGGAAGGACGCCAACCTCGGCGAGGCCTTCCTCAACACCACCATCGTGGCGGGCATCTCCGCGGTGACCATCGTGGTGCTGTCGACGGTCGCCGGGTTCGCCTTCGCCAAGCTGCGGTTCAAGGGCCGCAACGCGCTGATGCTGCTGGTCATCGGCACGATGATGGTTCCGCCGCAGCTCAGCATCATCCCGCTGTACATGATGGTGGCCAAGCTCGACTGGACCGACCAGCTGCAGGCGGTCATCTTCCCGTCGCTGGTCAGCGCGTTCGGCGTGTTCTTCATGCGGCAGTACCTGCTGCAGGCGCTGCCCGACGAGGTCATCGAGGCCGCCCGGGTGGACGGCGCGAGCAGCTGGCGCGTGGTGTGGCACGTGGTCTTCCCGGCCGCGCGGCCGGCCATGGCCGTGCTCGGCATGCTGATGTTCGTGCAGGCGTGGAACGACTTCCTGTGGCCGTTCCTGGTGCTGACGCAGACGGGCAACCCGACGGTGCAGGTCGCCGTCGCGGGGCTCGGCCGCGGCTACACCCCCGACCAGTCCCTGATCATGGCGGGCGCGCTGCTGGGCACGCTGCCCCTGCTGCTGGTCTTCGCGATCTTCGGCAAGCAGATCGTGGGCGGCATCATGCAGGGCGCCGTGAAGGGCTGA
- a CDS encoding sensor histidine kinase, with product MRWALVKVSLAVTVMVVVAFAVPLGLVIREMARDRAFAGAEREAAAVAPALSITTDRAQLERVVASAGSDAAMAVHIPASGGGQALDIGERRASDEDIAAVRELGRASTSSVPGGSALLQPVALSSGEIAVVEVFVPESAVTNGVGTAWAVLAAVGVALIVGSVAVADRLGVRMVRPAQRLVEGAHELGEGKLGARVPEEGPTELRLAAVAFNSMADQVVQLLANERELAADLSHRLRTPLTVLRLNAASLGDGPAAEQTRAAVEQLEREVDTIIRTARDAKPQTAAAGPGAGCDAAEVVRERMAFWSALAEDEGRKWRVAGADRPVRIPVARTDLAAALDALLGNVFRHTAEGTAFAVDVHNGEDAVIVLVSDAGPGIADPQAAMARGRGSGSDGSTGLGLDIVRRLAESTGGDVRIGSSVLGGTEVRLWIQLDGRERSPRRRGHRGSVRRRRPGRAILSFNRSRSLP from the coding sequence ATGAGATGGGCCCTGGTGAAGGTGTCGCTGGCGGTGACCGTGATGGTCGTGGTGGCCTTCGCGGTCCCGCTCGGTCTGGTCATCCGCGAGATGGCCCGCGACCGTGCCTTCGCCGGTGCCGAGCGGGAGGCGGCGGCCGTCGCGCCCGCGCTGTCCATCACCACCGACCGCGCCCAGCTGGAACGGGTCGTCGCCTCGGCCGGTTCCGACGCCGCCATGGCCGTGCACATCCCGGCGAGCGGCGGCGGACAGGCCCTCGACATAGGGGAGCGGCGCGCCTCCGACGAGGACATCGCCGCCGTGCGGGAGCTGGGCCGTGCCTCCACCTCCTCCGTGCCCGGCGGGTCGGCGCTGCTCCAGCCGGTCGCGCTCAGCTCCGGTGAGATCGCCGTCGTCGAGGTGTTCGTGCCGGAGTCCGCGGTCACCAACGGCGTCGGCACGGCGTGGGCGGTCCTCGCGGCCGTCGGCGTCGCCCTGATCGTCGGCTCGGTCGCGGTCGCCGACCGGCTGGGCGTGCGGATGGTGCGGCCCGCCCAGCGGCTCGTTGAGGGGGCGCACGAACTGGGTGAGGGCAAGCTGGGCGCCCGGGTGCCCGAGGAGGGGCCGACCGAACTGCGCCTCGCGGCCGTGGCGTTCAACTCCATGGCCGACCAGGTCGTCCAGCTCCTCGCCAACGAGCGGGAGCTGGCCGCCGACCTGTCGCACCGGCTGCGTACCCCGCTGACCGTGCTGCGGCTCAACGCCGCCTCGCTGGGAGACGGCCCGGCCGCCGAGCAGACCCGGGCGGCGGTCGAGCAGCTGGAGCGGGAGGTGGACACCATCATCCGCACCGCCCGGGACGCCAAACCGCAGACGGCCGCCGCCGGACCGGGCGCGGGCTGCGACGCGGCCGAGGTGGTGCGCGAGCGGATGGCGTTCTGGTCGGCGCTCGCCGAGGACGAGGGCCGCAAGTGGCGCGTGGCGGGGGCGGACCGGCCGGTGCGCATCCCCGTGGCCCGCACCGACCTGGCCGCAGCCCTCGACGCCCTCCTCGGCAACGTCTTCCGGCACACCGCCGAGGGCACCGCCTTCGCCGTCGACGTGCACAACGGCGAGGACGCGGTGATCGTCCTCGTGTCCGACGCGGGCCCCGGGATAGCCGACCCCCAGGCGGCGATGGCCCGCGGCCGGGGCTCCGGCAGCGACGGCTCCACCGGGCTCGGCCTGGACATCGTGCGCCGCCTCGCCGAGTCGACCGGCGGCGACGTACGGATCGGTTCGTCGGTGCTCGGCGGGACCGAGGTGCGCCTGTGGATCCAGCTCGACGGGCGCGAACGGTCCCCGCGCCGACGTGGTCACCGGGGCAGTGTCCGGCGGCGCAGACCCGGCCGCGCGATCCTGTCCTTTAACCGCTCCCGATCCCTTCCTTAA
- a CDS encoding response regulator transcription factor: MASVLVVEDDQFVRSALIRQLTDASHTVRSVGTALEALREVAHFRFDVVVLDLGLPDLDGSEALKMLRGITDVPVIIATARDDETEIVRLLNAGADDYLTKPFSVEHLSARMAAVLRRARSGGAEAAPSPVIRVGGLTVDPLRRQAELDGVRLDLTRREFDLLAFLAGRPGVVVPRRELLAEVWQQSYGDDQTIDVHLSWLRRKLGETAARPRYLHTLRGVGVKLEPPATAAGGAHTPGAEPPR, translated from the coding sequence ATGGCAAGTGTTCTCGTGGTCGAGGACGACCAGTTCGTACGTTCGGCGCTCATACGGCAGCTGACCGACGCCTCGCACACCGTGCGCAGCGTCGGCACCGCGCTCGAGGCGCTGCGCGAGGTCGCCCATTTCCGCTTCGACGTGGTCGTCCTGGACCTCGGACTGCCGGATCTCGACGGCTCCGAGGCCCTGAAGATGCTCCGCGGCATCACCGACGTACCGGTCATCATCGCCACCGCACGGGACGACGAGACGGAGATCGTGCGGCTGCTCAACGCCGGTGCGGACGACTACCTGACCAAGCCCTTCTCGGTGGAGCACCTCTCCGCCCGGATGGCGGCCGTGCTGCGCCGTGCCCGCTCCGGCGGCGCTGAGGCGGCGCCCTCGCCGGTGATCCGGGTGGGCGGGCTCACCGTCGACCCGCTGCGCCGTCAGGCCGAGCTGGACGGCGTCCGGCTCGACCTGACCCGGCGCGAGTTCGACCTGCTCGCCTTCCTCGCCGGGCGGCCCGGCGTGGTCGTGCCCCGCCGGGAGCTGCTCGCCGAGGTGTGGCAGCAGTCCTACGGCGACGACCAGACCATCGACGTCCATCTGTCCTGGCTGCGCCGGAAGCTGGGGGAGACCGCCGCGCGGCCCCGCTACCTGCACACCCTGCGGGGCGTCGGCGTGAAGCTGGAGCCGCCGGCGACCGCCGCCGGGGGCGCGCACACGCCCGGAGCGGAGCCACCCCGATGA
- a CDS encoding carbohydrate ABC transporter permease codes for MATRSDTAASPVKGGAAPGRAPGSPSEDKEGRRRAKLSRRWQRDARFSPYAFVAPFFLLFAAFGLFPLIYTGWASLHQVELTAPTDMNWVGLKNYTRIFDDDFFWNAAQNTLTIGIISTVPQLMIAMGIAHILNYKLRASTFWRVAMLAPYATSIAAATLVFVLLFGRDYGMINWVLDAVGIDPIGWQDDKWPGQIAVSTIIIWRWTGYNALIYLAAMQAIPQDLYESAALDGASRWRQFLHVTLPSLRPTILFTVVVSTIGASQVFGEPLLFDPNKGASGGAEHQFQTLGLYLYEQGWVNQHLGRASAIAWTMFAILIVIGLINQLISRRLRASS; via the coding sequence ATGGCCACCCGTTCCGACACCGCCGCGTCCCCCGTCAAGGGGGGCGCGGCCCCGGGCCGTGCGCCCGGCAGCCCTTCCGAGGACAAGGAAGGCAGGCGCCGGGCCAAACTGTCCCGCCGCTGGCAGCGCGACGCCCGCTTCAGCCCCTACGCGTTCGTCGCTCCGTTCTTCCTGCTGTTCGCGGCCTTCGGGCTGTTCCCGCTGATCTACACCGGCTGGGCCTCGCTGCACCAGGTCGAGCTGACCGCGCCGACCGACATGAACTGGGTCGGGCTGAAGAACTACACCCGGATCTTCGACGACGACTTCTTCTGGAACGCGGCGCAGAACACCCTGACCATCGGCATCATCTCCACCGTTCCGCAGCTGATGATCGCCATGGGCATCGCCCACATCCTGAACTACAAGCTGCGCGCCTCGACCTTCTGGCGGGTCGCGATGCTCGCGCCGTACGCCACCTCGATCGCCGCCGCCACCCTGGTGTTCGTGCTGCTCTTCGGCCGTGACTACGGCATGATCAACTGGGTGCTCGACGCCGTCGGGATCGATCCGATCGGCTGGCAGGACGACAAGTGGCCCGGCCAGATCGCCGTGTCCACGATCATCATCTGGCGCTGGACCGGCTACAACGCGCTGATCTACCTCGCCGCGATGCAGGCCATCCCGCAGGACCTGTACGAGTCGGCGGCGCTGGACGGCGCCAGCCGCTGGCGGCAGTTCCTGCACGTGACGCTGCCCTCGCTGCGTCCCACGATCCTGTTCACCGTGGTGGTCTCGACGATCGGCGCCAGCCAGGTCTTCGGTGAGCCGCTGCTGTTCGACCCCAACAAGGGCGCGTCGGGCGGCGCGGAGCACCAGTTCCAGACGCTCGGCCTGTACCTGTACGAACAGGGCTGGGTCAACCAGCACCTGGGCCGTGCCTCGGCGATCGCCTGGACCATGTTCGCGATCCTGATCGTCATCGGCCTCATCAACCAGCTCATCTCGCGCCGGCTGCGCGCCAGCAGTTAA
- a CDS encoding spermidine synthase produces the protein MGRARSSGRGQPAAEAVTEQVDGGLAQLVPDRDRPRAWTLLIDGAPQSHVDLDDPAYLSFEYQRRFGHVVDLVPPAGKPLQAVHLGGGAFTLARYVAATRPRSTQQVVERDAALVHLVRRELPLDTRARIRVRATDAREGLAKVPDGWAGLVVADVFSGARTPAHLTSIEFLDDVRRALAPGGVYTANLADGPPLAHLRGQIATAAARFTELALIADPAVLRGKRFGNAVLVASDAPLPLAELTRRAASDAHSGRVLHGRELLDFTGGAAPVTDAAAVASPAPPASVFR, from the coding sequence ATGGGTAGGGCCAGGAGCAGTGGACGTGGGCAGCCGGCCGCCGAGGCCGTCACCGAACAGGTCGACGGAGGGCTCGCCCAGCTCGTCCCGGACCGCGACCGGCCGCGGGCCTGGACGCTGCTGATCGACGGTGCGCCGCAGTCGCACGTCGACCTGGACGACCCCGCGTACCTCTCCTTCGAGTACCAGCGCCGCTTCGGGCACGTCGTCGACCTCGTCCCCCCGGCCGGCAAACCGCTCCAGGCCGTGCACCTCGGCGGCGGCGCCTTCACGCTCGCCCGGTACGTCGCCGCCACCCGGCCCCGCTCCACCCAGCAGGTCGTCGAGCGCGACGCGGCCCTGGTGCATTTGGTGCGCCGCGAACTGCCGCTGGACACCCGGGCGCGGATCCGGGTGCGGGCGACGGACGCCCGTGAGGGGCTCGCCAAGGTGCCCGACGGCTGGGCCGGCCTCGTCGTCGCCGACGTCTTCAGCGGGGCCCGCACCCCGGCCCACCTGACCTCGATCGAGTTCCTCGACGACGTCCGCCGGGCCCTCGCCCCGGGCGGCGTCTACACCGCCAACCTCGCCGACGGGCCCCCGCTCGCGCATTTGCGCGGCCAGATAGCCACCGCCGCCGCCCGGTTCACCGAACTCGCGCTCATCGCCGACCCGGCCGTGCTGCGCGGCAAGCGGTTCGGCAACGCGGTCCTGGTCGCCTCCGACGCGCCGCTGCCGCTCGCCGAACTGACCCGCCGGGCCGCCTCCGACGCGCATTCCGGCCGGGTCCTGCACGGGCGGGAACTGCTCGACTTCACCGGCGGCGCGGCCCCGGTGACCGACGCGGCGGCGGTCGCGTCACCGGCCCCGCCGGCGTCCGTCTTCCGCTGA
- a CDS encoding cellulose binding domain-containing protein: MSTHRRRISGRNKAIGAVTAAAVAGGGAFLFTSTAQAAGVGAAYTRTSEWPTGYTAQYVVTNNSGGSGDWTLEFELPAGTELGSLWNAESRVSGRHVTVTPPKWDADGLAAGESVTVGFVVKGTADPTGCLVDGAACGEGGPAPEPSGRPTGTPTRQPTPTEEPTRPGDPTTGPAPEPTRTTGGSADGAGFAPYVDTSLFPAYDLLASAEATGVKEYTLAFVTDGGGCTPKWGGTGGLGDNAVAGQIGALRAVGGDVRVSFGGAAGSELGTTCASVDALTAAYTEVVDTYGLTKVDFDVEGGALPNAGANTRRARAIAALQKSHPDLDVSFTLPVMPEGLTQDGVNLLTDAERNGVRIDAVNIMAMDYGPAYSDDMGTYAEQAATATQAQIKGVLGLGEAEAWKTVAVTPMIGVNDVVTEIFTVQDATQLVDFARSKGLGRLSMWSGTRDQQCPGGEKPAADATCSSVLQEKFAFSKAFAAYN, translated from the coding sequence ATGAGTACGCACCGGCGCAGGATCAGCGGCAGGAACAAGGCGATCGGCGCGGTGACCGCCGCGGCCGTGGCCGGCGGCGGGGCGTTCCTGTTCACCAGCACCGCGCAGGCCGCGGGCGTGGGCGCCGCGTACACCCGGACCAGCGAGTGGCCGACCGGCTACACCGCCCAGTACGTGGTGACCAACAACAGCGGCGGGAGCGGCGACTGGACGCTGGAGTTCGAGCTGCCGGCCGGCACCGAACTCGGCTCGCTGTGGAACGCCGAGTCGCGGGTGAGCGGCCGGCACGTCACCGTGACGCCCCCGAAGTGGGACGCCGACGGCCTGGCCGCCGGCGAGTCCGTCACCGTCGGCTTCGTCGTCAAGGGCACCGCCGACCCCACCGGCTGCCTCGTCGACGGCGCCGCCTGCGGCGAGGGCGGGCCCGCGCCGGAGCCCAGCGGCCGCCCCACCGGCACCCCCACCCGGCAGCCCACGCCCACCGAGGAACCCACCCGCCCCGGTGACCCCACCACCGGACCGGCCCCCGAGCCCACGCGGACCACCGGCGGCTCGGCGGACGGCGCCGGCTTCGCGCCGTACGTCGACACCTCCCTCTTCCCCGCCTACGACCTGCTCGCGAGCGCCGAGGCGACCGGCGTGAAGGAGTACACCCTGGCGTTCGTCACCGACGGCGGCGGCTGCACCCCCAAGTGGGGCGGCACCGGAGGCCTCGGCGACAACGCCGTCGCCGGGCAGATCGGCGCGCTGCGCGCCGTGGGCGGCGACGTCCGTGTCTCCTTCGGCGGCGCGGCCGGCTCCGAACTCGGCACCACCTGCGCCTCGGTGGACGCGCTCACCGCCGCCTACACCGAGGTCGTCGACACCTACGGGCTGACCAAGGTCGACTTCGACGTCGAGGGCGGCGCCCTGCCGAACGCGGGCGCCAACACCCGCCGCGCCCGGGCGATCGCCGCGCTGCAGAAGTCCCACCCGGACCTGGACGTCTCCTTCACCCTGCCGGTCATGCCGGAAGGACTCACCCAGGACGGCGTGAACCTGCTCACCGACGCCGAGCGCAACGGCGTGCGGATCGACGCCGTGAACATCATGGCGATGGACTACGGGCCCGCCTACAGCGACGACATGGGCACCTACGCCGAGCAGGCCGCCACCGCCACCCAGGCCCAGATCAAGGGGGTCCTCGGGCTCGGTGAGGCCGAGGCGTGGAAGACGGTCGCGGTCACCCCGATGATCGGCGTCAACGACGTCGTCACCGAGATCTTCACGGTGCAGGACGCCACCCAGCTGGTGGACTTCGCCCGGTCCAAGGGCCTGGGCCGGCTGTCGATGTGGTCCGGCACCCGCGACCAGCAGTGCCCTGGCGGGGAGAAGCCTGCCGCCGACGCCACCTGCAGCTCGGTCCTCCAGGAGAAGTTCGCCTTCTCGAAGGCGTTCGCGGCCTACAACTGA